In Lemur catta isolate mLemCat1 chromosome 1, mLemCat1.pri, whole genome shotgun sequence, one DNA window encodes the following:
- the GNPNAT1 gene encoding glucosamine 6-phosphate N-acetyltransferase translates to MKPDETPMFDPSLLKEVDWSQNTATFSPAISPTHPGEGLVLRPLCTADLNRGFFKVLGQLTETGVVNPEQFMKSFEHMKKSGDYYVTVVEDVTLGQIVATATLIIEHKFIHSCAKRGRVEDVVVSDECRGKQLGKLLLSTLTLLSKKLNCYKITLECLPQNVGFYKKFGYTVSEENYMCRRFLK, encoded by the exons ATGAAACCTGATGAAACTCCTATGTTTGACCCAAGTCTGCTCAAAGAAGTGGACTGGAGTCAGAATACAGCTACATTTTCTCCAGCCATTTCCCCAACCCATCCTGGAGAAGGCTTGGTTTTGAGGCCTCTTTGTACTGCTGACTTAAATAGAG GTTTTTTTAAGGTACTGGGTCAGCTGACAGAGACTGGAGTTGTCAACCCTGAACAATTTATGA AATCTTTTGAGCATATGAAGAAATCTGGGGATTACTATGTTACAGTTGTAGAAGATGTGACTCTAGGACAGATTGTTGCTACGGCAACTCTGATAATAGAACATAAATTTATCCATTCCTGTGCTAAG agaGGAAGAGTAGAAGATGTTGTCGTTAGTGATGAATGCAGAGGAAAGCAGCTTGGCAAATT gttaTTATCAACTCTTACTTTACTAAGCAAGAAACTGAACTGTTATAAGATTACTCTTGAGTGTCTACCACAAAATGTTGGTTTCTATAAAAAGTTTGGATATACAGTATCTGAAGAAAACTACATGTGTCGGAGGtttctaaagtaa